One Klebsiella electrica genomic window, AGGTGCGTTTTGCCGCCTGGATACCGGCGATACGAGCGGTGGCGAAGACATCGCCTTTGCGGTGGCTGCCGTCGATGATCATCGCCAGCGTCGTCGGGCGCATTTCAACATAGGCTTCAGCCCGGGCTTCGCGTACCGTCTCGGCCTTGGCAGAAACATCGACCATGTGCGCCTCGCCGGCGGCGTTAATATGGGTGAGTTGTGACATCGCTTATTTCTTAAGATGAGAGATAAAGTTACAGGGCCGCGTACGGGCATCCAGCTGCGGGGCAATGATATTTTCCCACGCGGTACGGCAGGCTTTGGTTGAGCCCGGCATGGCAAAAATCAGCGTGCGATTCGCCATACCGGCAATGGCGCGGGATTGCAGCGTCGATGTACCGATTTCCTCGAAGGACAGCATGCGGAAAACTTCGCCAAACCCTTCGACTTCACGGTCAAACAGCGGCCGCAGCGCTTCCGGCGCCTGATCGCCATCGGTAAACCCGGTTCCACCGGTGATCAGCACCACCTGCACATCAT contains:
- the moaB gene encoding molybdenum cofactor biosynthesis protein B, with translation MSQASAEFTPTRIAILTVSSRRGEEDDTSGHWLRDAAQEVGHHIVDKAMVKENRYDIRARVSAWIASDDVQVVLITGGTGFTDGDQAPEALRPLFDREVEGFGEVFRMLSFEEIGTSTLQSRAIAGMANRTLIFAMPGSTKACRTAWENIIAPQLDARTRPCNFISHLKK